The following coding sequences lie in one Gemmatimonadota bacterium genomic window:
- a CDS encoding transporter, with protein sequence METDLGILSIVPPALAIVLAFLTRNAVYSLAVACLVGVLIAGQGPLGFSQLMIDAIGNTSFSWVFLLEICIGIMIAFFMRTGAIEAFTQFVAYRKLSRKGVQLWTWMLGMFVFFSDYFSPLFVGTTMRSLADKARISREKLAYIADSTSAPVIVLLPFTGWAIYISGLTIGMGPIADAGDALNAFIHSIPYNIYAITAVILVGLIAAGVVPEFGPMRKAERRAMDEGKVLRDGAVPLIGRELTETPVFPDIKPRLFLNFILPVILIIVIVLGSFVLTGSAKTLEAYLAVVIFLGISIRIQGIRLNDIMDTAMTGIKGIMPAIMILVFAYTINQLSRDMGTADYMVSISRDFLTPSMLPLATYLLAAVMAFSTGTSWGTFAIMLPIAVPVALVYSGDALTDIVYATIAAVAGGGVFGDHCSPLSDTSILASTGAASDHIDHVRTQIPYAMIAAVLTGVVYLVMGLTVWS encoded by the coding sequence ATGGAAACCGACCTCGGCATCCTTTCCATCGTGCCGCCGGCCCTTGCCATCGTACTGGCCTTCCTCACGCGGAACGCCGTGTATTCCCTGGCGGTGGCCTGCCTGGTGGGCGTACTGATCGCGGGCCAGGGCCCCCTGGGGTTTTCGCAGTTGATGATCGACGCGATCGGGAATACCAGTTTCTCCTGGGTGTTCCTGCTCGAGATCTGCATCGGGATCATGATCGCCTTCTTCATGCGCACCGGCGCCATCGAGGCTTTCACGCAGTTCGTGGCGTACCGAAAGCTGTCGCGCAAGGGCGTACAGCTCTGGACCTGGATGCTGGGCATGTTCGTTTTCTTCAGCGACTATTTCAGCCCGCTCTTCGTCGGGACCACGATGCGGAGCCTGGCCGACAAGGCGCGGATATCCCGGGAGAAACTGGCCTATATCGCAGACTCCACCTCCGCCCCGGTCATTGTCCTCCTGCCCTTCACGGGCTGGGCGATCTACATCTCGGGACTCACCATCGGCATGGGCCCCATCGCCGATGCCGGCGATGCGCTGAACGCGTTCATTCACTCCATTCCCTACAATATCTACGCCATTACGGCGGTCATTCTGGTCGGGTTGATCGCCGCCGGCGTGGTCCCGGAGTTCGGCCCCATGAGGAAAGCGGAACGCCGGGCCATGGACGAAGGCAAGGTGCTGAGAGACGGCGCGGTCCCGCTCATCGGCCGGGAACTGACCGAGACCCCCGTGTTTCCGGATATCAAACCCCGCCTGTTCCTGAACTTCATCCTGCCCGTCATCCTGATCATCGTCATCGTACTGGGTTCCTTTGTGCTCACGGGATCCGCGAAGACGCTGGAGGCCTATCTCGCCGTCGTCATCTTCCTCGGCATATCGATCCGCATCCAGGGCATTCGGCTGAACGACATCATGGACACGGCGATGACGGGCATCAAGGGGATCATGCCGGCCATCATGATCCTGGTTTTTGCCTACACGATCAACCAGTTGAGCAGAGACATGGGTACGGCCGACTACATGGTGTCCATTTCGAGGGATTTCCTCACCCCGTCCATGCTCCCCCTGGCCACCTACCTGCTGGCGGCCGTGATGGCCTTTTCCACCGGCACGTCCTGGGGCACCTTCGCCATCATGCTGCCGATCGCGGTGCCCGTGGCCCTGGTTTATTCCGGGGACGCGCTGACCGACATCGTATACGCGACCATTGCGGCCGTGGCCGGCGGCGGGGTCTTCGGCGACCACTGCTCTCCGCTTTCCGATACCTCGATTCTCGCTTCGACCGGCGCGGCATCGGATCATATCGATCACGTCAGGACCCAGATCCCCTATGCGATGATCGCCGCCGTGTTGACCGGCGTCGTATACCTCGTCATGGGGCTGACCGTATGGTCCTGA